The proteins below are encoded in one region of Ostrinia nubilalis chromosome 3, ilOstNubi1.1, whole genome shotgun sequence:
- the LOC135087829 gene encoding transcription activator GAGA-like encodes MNNAPQFSLRWNNYVTHVTEAFNVLRFENDLVDVTLCCDGGKIKAHKMLLSACSNYFKQIFKENPCQHPVIIFRNFKYEDLNAIINFMYHGEVNIFQEQLESFLITAELLEVKGLTDNAEDESSKGQLRMNDTSLDLSSKSHRFTEDIVPVLSDEPINLAPVQSSKDEYIPQANLVKVTPETSSQDNENIEVQPESSKVDESKTKPAASEEMQVDNQSTSVEDLSEKSSSESELAKFRCQLCPKGFKHPTSLTLHKDSHAGKTQCPVCLRSFSRSYDMRSHLQRIHQGKQLTIKEIRYKNSSDNIGPKQFTHPI; translated from the exons ATGAATAATGCACCACAGTTTTCTTTGCGCTGGAACAATTACGTTACCCATGTTACGGAGGCTTTCAACGTGTTACGTTTCGAAAATGATTTGGTTGATGTAACCCTGTGTTGTGATGGTGGTAAAATTAAGGCTCACAAAATGTTACTGTCTGCTTGCAGTAATTATTTCAAACAGATTTTTAAAGAAAACCCTTGCCAGCATCCTGTGATAATATTTAGAAACTTCAAGTACGAAGACCTTAATGCAATCATAAATTTCATGTATCATGGGGAAGTAAACATATTTCAGGAGCAATTGGAATCATTTTTAATTACAGCTGAGCTTTTAGAAGTCAAGGGTTTAACAGATAATGCGGAGGATGAATCATCTAAAGGCCAGTTGCGCATGAATGATACTTCTTTAGACTTAAGTTCGAAGTCTCATAGATTTACTGAAGATATTGTGCCGGTGCTGTCCGATGAGCCTATAAACTTAGCTCCTGTACAGAGCAGTAAAGATGAGTACATTCCACAGGCAAACTTGGTTAAAGTGACTCCTGAAACTTCATCTCAAGATAATGAGAATATTGAGGTTCAACCTGAAAGTTCAAAAGTGGATGAAAGCAAGACAAAACCTGCGGCTAGTGAGGAAATGCAGGTGGATAATCAGTCAACTTCAGTGGAAGATTTGTCTGAGAAGAGTAGTTcag AATCGGAGTTGGCTAAGTTTCGCTGCCAGTTGTGTCCAAAAGGCTTCAAGCATCCTACATCGTTAACATTGCACAAGGACTCTCACGCTGGTAAAACACAGTGCCCTGTTTGTCTACGATCATTCTCCAGATCTTATGATATGAGAAGTCATCTTCAGAGAATACATCAAGGGAAGCAATTAACAATTAAAGAAATTAGATATAAGAATTCCAGTGACAATATAGGTCCAAAGCAGTTCACTCATCCCATTTAG
- the LOC135087815 gene encoding geranylgeranyl transferase type-2 subunit alpha, with the protein MHGRVKVRTTEEEIARKKKERQEKLKKFKYAMQKIQSKRSQGELDKELLELTGNVLSGNPDIYTLWNIRREIFTIFVKDDAMQEELSSMFDAELQLTEYCLKINPKSYGAWHQREWVLTTRSDPNWAQELAVCNKYLKFDERNFHTWDYRRFVVSKCKPPLKDEFDFTTEKLHDNFSNYSAWHYRSKMLVALYPDLEGGRPIEDSHHKHELKMVQSAAFTDPDDTSAWFYQRWLLGAVKNSKHLVVVTVTPSKATLAFNQHVSYDHVKEKINITFNKLPVTSNWLSCTENQYDNLWIFKHNETILDDMEIEVHYDGDDGKQTITCMRVIPNTFVGKKKISFQKNYSEPVIKELETQLDACRQLLALEPDNKWTLLTTTVFLYCIDAKLYHNEVIQNLQTLKSIDKLRDGYYNDLKTKWCIENQLYNDFENNSISLKISFDEKITSLPHLQYYSYCENVDLSDQNLSNKVLPSLVVLQNCKNLSLRNNKLTTLRGFPSLELEVLDLQNNDLDKTEVALLQEKLNCNIIF; encoded by the exons ATg CACGGTCGTGTGAAAGTTCGAACAACTGAAGAAGAAATAGCTCGTAAGAAGAAGGAGCGCCAGGAAAAgcttaaaaaattcaaatatgCTATGCAAAAAATCCAAAGCAAG AGGAGTCAAGGGGAGTTAGACAAGGAGTTATTGGAGTTAACAGGCAATGTTTTATCTGGAAATCCAGATATTTACACTTTGTGGAATATTCGGAGGGAgatatttacaatatttgt aaAGGATGATGCTATGCAGGAAGAATTAAGTAGTATGTTTGATGCTGAGTTACAGTTGACTGAATATTGCTTGAAAATAAATCCAAAGTCGTATGGTGCATGGCATCAGAGAGAATGGGTGCTCACAACTAGGTCTGATCCAAACTGGGCCCAAGAACTTGCTGtttgcaataaatatttaaaatttgatGAAAGGAATT ttcACACATGGGATTATAGAAGATTTGTAGTTAGCAAATGCAAACCCCCACTAAAGGATGAGTTTGATTTTACTACAGAAAAGTTGCATGATAACTTTTCAAACTATTCTGCTTGGCATTACAGAAGTAAAATGCTTGTAGCATTGTATCCTGATTTAGAAG GAGGAAGGCCTATCGAAGATAGCCATCATAAACATGAGTTGAAAATGGTGCAAAGTGCTGCATTTACAGATCCTGATGACACTAGTGCATGGTTCTACCAAAGATGGTTATTAG GTGCTGTGAAGAATAGTAAACATTTAGTTGTAGTTACTGTCACACCATCAAAGGCCACTCTGGCATTTAACCAACATGTTTCCTACGACCAtgtaaaggaaaaaataaacataactttCAATAAACTACCAGTGACTAGTAATTGGTTATCGTGTACTGAAAACCAGTATGATAACTTGTGgatttttaaacataatgaaaCAATATTAGATGATATGGAAATAGAG GTGCATTATGATGGGGATGATGGCAAGCAAACTATTACATGTATGAGAGTGATACCAAACACATTtgttggcaaaaaaaaaattagttttcaGAAGAACTACTCAGAACCTGTGATAAAGGAACTGGAAACACAATTAGATGCTTGCCGGCAGCTTCTTGCTTTAGAACCAGATAACAAAt GGACATTGTTGACTACAACTGTCTTTCTTTATTGCATTGATGCAAAGCTCTATCACAATGAAGTTATTCAAAATTTACAAACACTCAAAAGTATTGACAAATTACGTGATGGATACTACAacgatttaaaaacaaaatggtgCATTGAAAACCAACTGTATAATGACTTTGAAAACAATAGTATTTCATTGAAAATATCTTTTGATGAGAAGATAACCAGTCTTCCACATTTGCAGTACTACAGTTATTGCGAAAATGTTGATTTGTCTGATCAGAATTTATCTAATAAAGTGCTGCCCTCTTTAGTAGTGCTACAAAATTGCAAG aACTTATCATTAAGGAATAACAAACTTACAACCTTAAGAGGATTCCCAAGTTTGGAATTGGAAGTATTGGATTTACAAAACAATGATTTAGATAAGACTGAAGTGGCactattacaggaaaaactgaACTGCAATATaatcttttga